The following is a genomic window from Spirosoma foliorum.
CGATTTCTTCTTTGGTCATGCCGTACCGTAAATAGAATCGATTAAAAAGTAAACCCACCGCGCCCGTTAATCCCGAAACGAAGCCCGCAGCCAAACCAATGAGTGCCAGATAGCCTTTTGGTAAGGGATTCGTTTCTGCCAATTCCTTGCTGGGACGGAAAATCAAGGGCAGATTGGCCATTAAAAATAAGCCCATCAAGAGTTCCAGATAAAGCGGATTTATATAACTCAGCAATCGGGCACCCAACCATACGGCGGGTAGGGCAGGAGGCACAAACCAACCAACTACTCCCCAGCGAATGCGTGACCAGAAAGCCACAATACGGGAAATAGAACTGGATACGGTACCAATCGACAAGGCCGCCGGAACCTGAGCACCGGGTAGCAGCGAACCCAATATGGGTAGAAGTAAAAGCCCCGCTCCACCTCCACAAACTGCGCTGAGGGAGAACGCCAACAGAGCACAGCCAACTAATAACAAACCAGATAAAACCATGAATAACGTCAGTTCCTGACCATTGATACTGGATGCAAACTAAAGCAAGCAATCTGGAGCGATTTTGAAGTTTGCTGGTAGACGGCGGAAAGCCTATTGTCTGGGCCAAGCCGCTACGGCGGACCGTTCCAGCTTGGCCTTCGGTTATCAGAATTGCACAGGCCAAGCTGGAACGGTCCGCCGTAGCGGCTTGGCCCAGACAATACAACAGCTACAAGTACTCGCTACCGTTTAATAAGAGCAATAAAAGCTTAATAAGAAGTTACGAGATAGTTGTCAACTAATTGATTGATTGCGGTGTACTTTCAAAACTGCATAACGATGTCACTATCCAACTATCACCTGTTTGTGGGTCGCTACGACCGGGGCCTTATGGCGCCAGATGCCAATCACTTCGAGATAAAACTTAATACGGGCGCTGAGTTTTACCGAATTGCGGTTAATGTCCGTTCGCAGGATGGCTCCATGTTGATGGCCTTTGTCGACGATAATTATCAGCATGAATTATGCGCCCGTTTGCTCGAGGCATTCCCGCAAAATGGTAATTACAATATCAACGATACGGCCAAACGAAAGCAGTTTGGACTGGATTTTTTACGGCGGAATATGGTCGGCGATTTTAACAAAATGCTCGTTTTGCCCAATAATTTGCCGGGTTTAGATAACGATCTGGAAGATAAACTAATCTCAGCGCTTGACAGGTCGAAGGCAGATCCGAACGCCCGGATTTTTGCCTTTGGCGAGCAGTGGCCAAGTACGACCAAGCCCGATACCTATTTCCATGAGCTGAAAGATCAGGGATTGCATGATATCCATATGAACCAGGGAAATCCACGTGGCTCGTTCGAAAAAGATAATGGCGTTTTTCAGGATGGTGGCTTGCTGATTTACTATCCGAGCTTAAGTCGCTGGACGGCGATCCTGCTGGCTTTTCAGACCCAGTTTAACACGCTCAATCCGGCTACCTTACATACAGACGATCAGACGGGAAACCGGATTACGGGCACTTCAGATAACAATCCGCCAGTTGTGGATACGCAGTTAGATGGCGAGGTGGTCATTGTAGCCGCTTTAGTAAATCCTAAAGGCAACGAAGCCGGTAAAGAGAAAGTTATTCTGATTAACGTTACCGATACCGACATCTCACTCGATGGCTGGAAACTGGTCGATCGAAATCGGCAGGAGTTTGTGATTCATAACGTAACTATTGGCGCTTATGGCACTACCGAAATCAAGATCACAGCCGATAGTAATTTTAATCTGGCCAATAAAGGGGGCACCATCTCGTTGCTCAATAGCCAGGGTATAAAAACCAGCGGGGTTCAATACACGAAGCAACAAGGTCAGGTGGAAGGCAAACTAATTCGGTTTTAATTGCAGCTACTAAGCGCTCGTTTAACTTAGCCTTTACTTAGGAACAAGTACATTCGCTTAACCAGAGTACAAACTGTATGACCCGTGTTGATGAATTGCTGGAGTGCATTCGGATGGCTAATCAGGACCGGCGGAAGGACCTCCTCAAGGTTAAATATGAAGCCATGACTGAGGGCCCATTCCGATTTTACCGGGCTACACCCTACTTGTTTTATAAAGATTGGCCGATTGCCTCTTATGCGAAAGAACACCCAAATACCTGGGTTTGTGGCGACTTACACCTTGAAAATTTCGGCTCGTTTAAAGGCCAGAATAGATTGGTATACTTCGATATTAATGACTTCGATGAAGCTTTGTTAGCGCCCTGCACGGCCGATATTGGGCGACTTGTGACCAGTTTGTTTTTGGCGGGTGCGCCCAAATTATTAAATTATCCGGTTGAAACGAGTCGGTTTTTAGCGCAGCAATTTCTGGCAGCTTATACAAAAATGCTGTTGCAGGGAAAACCTCGGTCCATAGAACGGGAAACGGCGGATGGCGTTCTGAAGCAATTTCTGGCTAAAGTGGCTAAGCAAACACGGGCGGACCTGATTGAACGTTATACACGTGGCACAGGACTTAAACGAAAAATCGTTCATAAACAGATTCACCCTTTGGTTGGCGAGGAACGTGAATCTGTACGAAATTGGCTCACGACTGCTTTGCGAGAGCAAGACGGATACGAGCTTCGCGATGTGGCGCTCCGAATTGCAGGTACGAGTAGTATTGGGCTGAACCGCTATGTTGCGTTGGCAAAAGGCCCGACGGGCAAACTGCATTTGCTCGATGTAAAAGCCACTCGACCATCTGTTGCGGAACCTTATGTGGGCATATCTCAACCGTCCTGGTCAGATGAGGCCACTCGGGTTGTTACGTTGCAAAATCGGTTACAGGATGTCCCTCCCGCCAATCTTTGGTCAATGAAAGGTCCCAATGATGAATATTTTGTGGTGCGTTATTTACAACCGCAAGCGGATCGGCTTAAAGCAAAACGGATTCGGGCTATACAGCAACTACTTCCTTTAATCGAAACAATGGCACAGTTAACGGCCTCCGCTCATCTTCGTAGCGGGGGACGGGAGGGATCGGCCACCGCGGATCAATTGATTGATTTTGCGAATCAGTCAGACTGGGCTCCCGAGCTATTGGGAAGAGCAGAATCCTACGCATTGCAGGTATATCAGGATTATGCTCAATTTAAAGCCGCCTTTAAAGCCGGATGGTTCACTAAATAGTCCGTTTTTTCGAAGAAGTAATAAAAGACCTTGATCGTTTAATGGCTTCTAATTTTCTGACAGACAGAAAATTAGAATGATTAGGGTTGGAAATAGACGTCAACTGATCAGTGGCGGGACCGCCTATGTTTACATAATTGCATTTTGTTAAAATAGCTTAAACAGGCCAGTTCAGGTCATTTAGAGTGCAACGCTGGGTTTAGGAACCTCGTATCGGAAGTAGATATATCATTCGAACGAAGGTTAACTTAACCAAATCAAGATGAGAAATCTCGTTTTGACAATTGCGGACTCTGTTCGTTTTCAGGCGCGGAGTGTTCAGAAAGAGCCACTCAAATGGTTGCTCTTTGCGGGCGTAATGCTATCTCTTTCAGGTTGCTCGAATGAGACAGAGAAGGATATAGATATTGACCGGATACCGAGCGGACCCGACGAGAAACAGGCACTCAACAAATGGATTTCAACTTATCTGCACGAAGTAGTTGCGGATACCGAAACCGTGCAGCCTACTCTCGGCAAAAGTAGAACGACCGAAAGTGCCATCGAATCACGTTCGTCTACCCAGGCCGCTACGACTAACCTGAACGGTGATTTCATTTCCTGGTATGCCCAAACGGAACCTAACCAGAAAGATAGTTTGACCGGCAACCTAAAGAGCCTTGCCTTTAACACCTCAGATTCTAGCGCAGTCATTGCCAATTTGCTCTTTTCGGTTCCTGATTCACTTGTCCAGAAGCTAAATACTACGGAAGGAGATAGCGTGTTAATTGTTGGCCTGAACATCACGCTCGCGGGCGATACGATTTTGAGTCGCGAATGGACTACCGAAGGGGATATACCGCCAATTGCTGTAAGGCTATTAGCCAACCCGCGACAGATTGATACAACAAATAGCTCTATTTCGGTAGTCGAAATACCACCCAATCGGCTCCTGCTAGGAGATACAAATAAGGCGCTACAAAATGCTGCACTAGGGCCTATATGGGAAGAATTATCAGTTACCTCCTTCACCGTCCCTCCACTGAGCACCCTGTCATCGTTAGGGTCATTTATCGACAGGAAGTCGGAGGTAATTGAAATAACCATACCCGTAAACACAATTCACTGACCCATTCAGCAGAGCATCAGCACCAGTTGCTCGGTACAGCTTTGTGGCTAACTTCCTCGTAATCAATTTATTTTTCATATGCATTTTCGAACACCACTCTCTTCGAAACAATCAACAACTCTACTCACGCACAAGGTTATGAATCGAGTTCTATTTTTTATCTGTGTTGGCTGGACGGCACTGTTAGTTGGCTGCTCTGCCTCAGATGTTACAACGTTGGGCGATTGGATAACCAAGTCTGACCTTGATGGCGTGAGCCGCAGTGCCGCAACGGGCTTTATCATTGGGAATGTAGCCTATATCGGTACAGGTGTTAGCTCGTCGAATGAGTTATTGAAAGACTTCTGGGCCTATGATCAGTCAACGAATGCCTGGACCCAGATGGCCAATTTTGGCGGAGTAGCCCGGAGCGCGGGAGTCGGGTTCGCTGTGGGCACCAAAGGGTATGTTGGCACGGGTGCCGATGCGAACACGACTCGATTAAAAGACTTTTGGGAGTTTGACCCAACCGCTAATACGTGGGTGCAAATCGCTGATTTTGGCGGTACGGCACGACGCAATGCTGTGGCTTTTGCCGTAAATGACAAGGGTTACGTTGGCACAGGCTACGATGGAAATTACCTGAAAGATTTTTGGACGTATGACCCTGAAACGGCGAGTTGGGAAAAAACGACCTCGTTTGGCGGATCTAAACGAATAGGCGCCGTGAGCTTTGTGATAAACAATATAGCCTACGTGGCTACGGGGACAAACGGGTCGGCTTTAACCGATGTGTGGGCCTACGATCCGGCGCAGGATTTATGGATTGAAAAAGATGAATTCGATACCGACAATGGCGAATACGTGGCTCGTAGTTATGGCGTAGGTTTTGCCATTGGTACGCGGGGGTACATAACGGTTGG
Proteins encoded in this region:
- a CDS encoding DUF2278 family protein, with amino-acid sequence MSLSNYHLFVGRYDRGLMAPDANHFEIKLNTGAEFYRIAVNVRSQDGSMLMAFVDDNYQHELCARLLEAFPQNGNYNINDTAKRKQFGLDFLRRNMVGDFNKMLVLPNNLPGLDNDLEDKLISALDRSKADPNARIFAFGEQWPSTTKPDTYFHELKDQGLHDIHMNQGNPRGSFEKDNGVFQDGGLLIYYPSLSRWTAILLAFQTQFNTLNPATLHTDDQTGNRITGTSDNNPPVVDTQLDGEVVIVAALVNPKGNEAGKEKVILINVTDTDISLDGWKLVDRNRQEFVIHNVTIGAYGTTEIKITADSNFNLANKGGTISLLNSQGIKTSGVQYTKQQGQVEGKLIRF
- a CDS encoding DUF2252 domain-containing protein, which encodes MTRVDELLECIRMANQDRRKDLLKVKYEAMTEGPFRFYRATPYLFYKDWPIASYAKEHPNTWVCGDLHLENFGSFKGQNRLVYFDINDFDEALLAPCTADIGRLVTSLFLAGAPKLLNYPVETSRFLAQQFLAAYTKMLLQGKPRSIERETADGVLKQFLAKVAKQTRADLIERYTRGTGLKRKIVHKQIHPLVGEERESVRNWLTTALREQDGYELRDVALRIAGTSSIGLNRYVALAKGPTGKLHLLDVKATRPSVAEPYVGISQPSWSDEATRVVTLQNRLQDVPPANLWSMKGPNDEYFVVRYLQPQADRLKAKRIRAIQQLLPLIETMAQLTASAHLRSGGREGSATADQLIDFANQSDWAPELLGRAESYALQVYQDYAQFKAAFKAGWFTK
- a CDS encoding Kelch repeat-containing protein; this translates as MNRVLFFICVGWTALLVGCSASDVTTLGDWITKSDLDGVSRSAATGFIIGNVAYIGTGVSSSNELLKDFWAYDQSTNAWTQMANFGGVARSAGVGFAVGTKGYVGTGADANTTRLKDFWEFDPTANTWVQIADFGGTARRNAVAFAVNDKGYVGTGYDGNYLKDFWTYDPETASWEKTTSFGGSKRIGAVSFVINNIAYVATGTNGSALTDVWAYDPAQDLWIEKDEFDTDNGEYVARSYGVGFAIGTRGYITVGDGSATVWQYNPDADSWAEFGVFEGGTRLNAFGFAINGKGYITTGINSTTSYDDLWEFDPTIEQDTDSN